ATCTCGGCCGGATCGTGTGATTTCGCGCGGCGGGCCGGCGCGGACGCGGCCCGCGGAGGGTGGCGCGTCAGGCGGTGCGGAGGCCGTCGAGCGCGATGCGCACGATGTCGTGACCGAGGCGGTCGCCGTCGACGCTGCCACCGGGGCGGTACCACTCGACGACCGAGTTGATCATGCCGAAGAGCAGGCGCGCGGCGACCGCGGCGTCGACGTCGTCACGCACCCCTCCCTCGGCCTGGGCCGCGGCGACGAGGGCGGTGACGCGGTGGTCGAACACGCGGCGACGCTCGAGAGCGGCCTGCTCGACCGCGCTGTTCCCGCGCACGCGCAGAAGGAGCGTGACGGCGGGGAGCTGCGCGACGAGCACGTCGGTCGCCCCGGTGAGCACGAAGCGCAGACGATCGGATGCCGCGCCCTCGCGGGCTCCGGGCTGGTCGAGGACGGCCTCGAGGCCGCCCAGCGCCGCTTCGAGCGCCACCGCGAGCAGCTCCTCTTTCGAGGCGAAGTGGTGGTACAACGCCGACTTGGTCAGTCCCAGGCGACGGGCCAGGTCGGCGACGCTCGTGGCGTCGTACCCCTGTTCGTTGAACAGCTGGACCGCCACCGCGAGCAGGCCGTCACGGTCGTAACCGGGGCGGCCGCGGCGTGCGGGCGCCGACGCGCTCGTCGAAGGATCGGCAGTGGTCACGCACTCAGTGTGGCACTCCGACGACGACTCCCGGCGTCAGCGTGAATCCCGCCACGAATGCTGCGGGTCGTAGCCGAGCAGACGGCGCGCCTTGTCGATCGACAGCAGCGTCGTGTTGTCGCCCAGGTCGCCGCGCGTCTCGACGCCGGGGAACACCTCGGCCACGAGCTCGGCGTTGGGGCGGGTCATCACGGTGTCGGCCGCGGCGATGATGAACTGGTCGAAACCGGCCGGGGCGTTCTGAAGGGCGCGCTCGACGGCTTGCGCGCCGTCGCGCGCGTCGATGTAGCCCCACAGGTTCCACTTGCGCGTGCGCGCATCGGCGTCGAACGGGAACTCCGCGTAGTCGTCGGGGACCATGACGTTGGAGAAGCGCAGGGCCGTGATCGACAGCTCGGGGTTCCAGCGCACCAGCTCGACGGCCAGACGCTCCTCAAGCGTCTTCACCAGCGAGTACACCGACTCGGGCCGCGGCGCGTACTGCTCGTCGACGGGGATGTACGGCGGCGGCACGTCGAACGGCAGGCCCAGGACCGTCTCGCTCGACGCGTAGACGATCTTCTCGATGCCGAGACGCACGGCGGCCCAGAAGACGTTGAACGTGCTCGTCATGTTGTTGTGGAACGTGGCGACGTCGGATCGGATGCCGGGGGCCGGGATCGCGCCGAGGTGCACGAGCGCATCGACGCCGTCGTGCTGGTCGTTCACTCCCGCGAGGGCGTCGATCACCTGGCCGTAGTCGGTGAGGTCGACCTGCACGAAGCCGGGCCCGCGCTCACCGCGGAGGTCGAGGCCGATCACCTCGTGCCCGGCGGCGCGGAGTTCGCGGGCGACGACGGTGCCGAGCTTGCCGGATGAGCCGGTGAGGGCGATGCGCATGGGACTCCTTGATGTCGAAGGGGACGTCTTCGACGCTACCGCCGACCTCGGACATCGGGGGCGTCCGCGGAAAGCGGAAATTGTGCACAGGTGTCCGCCCCGCGTCAACCTCCGGGGCCGGTTTTCGTCCGGGGTGTTTCGCTATGTGGACGGACCCGACTCGCCAGCACCCCGGGGCCGCACGCCACACCCCGACAGGAACCCGATGCCCTCTTTGTCCACCGCCACCGACGCGTTCCTCGCGTCACGGGCGGCCGACGGCGACCAGCTCGCCTTCGGTGTGCTGGTGCGGCGGCACGCGCCGTTCCTCGTGGCCTTCGCCACTCGGCTGACGGGCTCGCGCGCCGACGCCGACGACTGCGTGCAGGAGGCGCTGATCACGGCGTGGCGGCGCCTGCCCGATCTGACCGACCCCGAGAAGGTGCGCAGCTGGCTGACGACGATCGTGTCGCGCAAAGCCACCGACCGTCTGCGCGCGCGGAAGCTCTCGGACCAGATCGACGAGCAGATGGTTTCCGCGAAAGACGACCCGGAGCGCTCTGTTGTGGCATCGTCGCAGATGGACGCGCTCAAGAAGGTGCTGTCCGAGCTGTCCGAAGAGCTGCGCGTGGTGTGGGTGCTGCGCGAGGTCGGCGGTCACAGCTACGACGAGATCGCCGTCGAGGTCGGCGAGACGGCGGCGACGGTCCGCGGCCGCTTGGCGCGAGCGCGCAAGATCGTGCTGGAACGTATGCAGGAGTGGAGGTGACGGGATGAGCGACGACATCGGGGCATCGGGCTATTCTCTCGAGGACCTCTCCGCCTACCTCGATCGGGGGCGCGTTCCGCGCATCGCCGCGATCGAGCGCAATGCGGAATGCCAGGCCGTCCTGGCATCCATGGAACGAATGGGACGACTCTCCCGCGAGATCGTCGAAGAGCAGGCCGCCGAGCCCCTGGCGGAATCCTGGTACGACTCGATCATGCGCGAGGTCATGCGCGAGTTCCGGGCCGGACGCGACATCCCCCTGGTGCGCGGCGCCGACGGCGTCGAGATCGTGGTCACCGAGGGAGCTCTCTACGAACTCATCCGTGCCGTCGGTGACGGCGTCGACGGTGTCCTGGTGGGCCGCGTCCGCCTTCACCAGCCCGAGCCCGACGCGCCGCTCGACGTCCGTGTCTCGGTCAGCGTCCGCTTCGGCCGCGCCATGACCCCGGCCGTCGATGAGATGCGCGAGGGAATCCGCGAGGCCATCGAACGCCACGGCGACCTGCGGGTGGGGAAAGTGGACGTCACCGTGGGCGACGTCCACTTCGACGGAGAGGAAGACGAATGACCGACATCACCGCCGCCGCCCTCGCGCCGCGCATCGATCTCGCCGTGACGGCCACCGAGGGCGTGCGCGAGATGTACTCCGCCCGTCCGGTCGTCGCTCGCGCGCTCGAGCACGTCGTCGACGTCGAAGGCTCCCTCGCCGCGGTCGACGACGCCGACGGTGCACGTTCGATCACGGTCTGCATCGGGGTCTCGACCCAGGACGATTCCGTCGCCGTCGCCTCCGCGGTGGCGGCCGCGGTGCGCGGTACCGACGAGACGGCCCTTCCGGCGACGGTCCGGGTCCGCGTGGCGCGTCTGGTGGCTCCCGCTTCCTGAACATCTTCTCGGCCTCGACGTCGGGCGGGCGCAATACGCTGGAAGGACCGCTCCCACACCCCGGAGGCCGAATGTCCACGCCGCCCGTCATCGCCGTCACCGGTTCCACCGGAGCCGTAGGAGGTCGCGTCGCGCGCGACCTGGCCGCCCGCGGCATCCCGCAGCGCCTTCTGGTGCGCGACGCCTCCCGCGCCCCCGTTCTCGAGGGTGCCGAGGTGCACGTGGCACGGTACTCGGACGCGGATGCCGCCCGCACGGCCCTGCAGGGAGTCGAGACGCTCTTCATGGTCTCGGCCTCCGAGACCGCCGACCGCGTGGAGCACCACCGCACGTTCGTCGAGGCCGCCGCCGCGGCAGGCGTCCGCTCGATCGTCTACACGTCGTTCCTGGCCGCAGCGCCCGACGCCGTCTTCACGCTCGGACGCGATCACGCCGCCACCGAGGAGATCATCCGCGCCTCCGGCATGCGCTGGACGTTCCTGCGCGACAACTTCTACATGGACATGATGGAGCTCTTCGCCGGCGACGACGGCGTCATCCGCGGTCCCGCCGGCGAGGGCCGTTGCTCTCTCGTATCGCGCTCCGACGTCGCCGCCACCGCGGTGTCGGTGCTGCTCGACCCGTCCGCCCACGCCGACACCGCGTACGACCTCACCGGTCCCGAGGCGCTGACGATGGCCGAGGTCGCGCAGAAGATCTCGGCCGTCCGCGGCCATCCCGTCCGCTTCCTCGACGAGACGGTCGACGAGGCCTACGCCTCGCGCGCCGCGTTCGGCGCACCCCGCTGGCAGGTCGACGCGTGGGTGAGCACGTACACAGCGATCGCGAGCGGCGACCTCGCCGGCGTCTCGGGCGATGTCGAGCGCGTCACGGGCCGGCCGGCCCAGAGCTTCGAGGAGTTCCTGGGCGCGGTCGCGTGATCGGGGTCGGGGCCGGGGCTGGCTACGGGGCGCGGGCCCGGGCCGGGGTCGGGTATGCTGGCCGCGTGCTGACCTGTCGCTGTTGTCGCTGAACGCCTCCCGCGTTCTTTTCGACGACCCCGTCAGCCGCGCCCGCCTCGGGCGCACCAACCCCTCAGGATGCCATCGTGCGTTACGCCCAGAGCGTCGCCGACCTCGTCGGCAACACCCCTCTCGTCCGCCTCTCCCGTGTGACCGACGGCATCGCCGCCACGGTCCTGGCGAAGATCGAGTACATCAACCCCGGCGGCTCGGCGAAGGATCGCATCGCCGCCAACATCATCGACGCGGCCGAGCGTGACGGGCACCTGAAGCCCGGCGGTGTGATCGTCGAGCCGACCAGCGGCAACACCGGCGTGGGCCTCGCGCTCGTCGCGCAGCAGCGCGGCTACCGGTGCGTCTTCGTCGTGCCCGACAAGGTGGCCGAAGACAAGCGGGCAGTGCTTCGCGCCTACGGAGCCGAGGTCGTGGTGACCCCGACCAACGTGGAGCCCGACGACCCGAACTCGTACTACAGCGTGTCCGACCGGCTCGTCCGTGAGATCCCGGGCGCCTTCAAGCCCAACCAGTACGCCAACCCCAACGGCCCGCGCAGTCACTACGAGACCACCGGCCCCGAGATCTGGCGCGACACCGACGGGCGACTGACGCACTTCGTCGCGGGTGTCGGCACGGGCGGCACGATCAGCGGCACCGGGCGGTACCTCCGCGAGGTCGCGGGCTCCGCCGTGCGGATCGTCGGCGTCGACCCCGTCGGCTCGATCTATTCGGGCGGCGACATCCACGGCTACGACGTGGAGGGCGTCGGCGAGGACTTCTGGCCGCCCGCATTCGACCCGACCGTCGTCGACGCGTACGAGCGCGTCTCCGACGCCGAGTCGTTCGCGATGACCCGCCGTCTCGCCCGCGAGGAGGGTCTCCTCGTCGGAGGCTCCAGCGGCATGGCCGTCGTCGGTGCCCTGCGCGTGGCCCGCGATCTCCCCGCCGACGCGGTCATGGTCGTGGTCCTGCCCGATCACGGACGCGGCTATCTCAGCAAGATCTTCGACGACGACTGGATGCGCGCGCACGGCTACGACGTCGAGCCCACGGCATCCCTCATCCCCACCCCCTCCGAGGAGCACTCCGCATGAGCACCCACGACGCCGCCCGCGGCTTCGACAGCCTCGCCGTCCACGCGGGCCAGGCGCCCGATGAGGCCACCGGCGCGGTCATCCCGCCGATCCACGTCTCGACGACCTACGCGCAGGACGGCATCGGCGGCCTCCGCGGCGGCTACGAGTACGGCCGGAGCGGCAACCCCACCCGCACGGCGCTCGAGACGCAGATCGCCGCGCTCGAGGGCGGCGTGCGCGCCCTGTCGTTCGCCTCGGGTCTGGCCGGGGAGGACGCGCTGCTGCGCGCCGCCCTGGTCCCGGGCGACGAGGTGCTTCTCGGTAACGACGTGTACGGCGGCACCTACCGGTTGCTTGCGCGCGTGCTCGGGCCGTGGGGCGTGAGGTTGCGCGTGGTCGACATGAGCGACCTGGATGCCGTGGCCGCGGCGATTGAGGAGCGCGCGCCGCGCATGGTCTGGGTGGAGACGCCCAGCAACCCGATGCTGCGCATCACCGACATCGCCGGGCTCGCGCGCCTCGGTCACGCCGCCGGCTCGATCGTCGTCGTCGACAACACCTTCGCCTCTCCCGCGCTGCAGCGCCCGATCTCGCTCGGCGCCGATGTCGTCGTGCACTCCGCGACGAAGTACCTGGGCGGACACAGCGACGTCGTCGGCGGGGCGCTCGCGTTCGCCGACGCCGAACTCGCCGAGAAGACGCAGTTTCTGCAGTTCGCCGCCGGCGCGGTGTCGGGCCCGTTCGACGCGTACCTGACCACCCGCGGCATCAAGACGCTCGCGGTGCGCATGCAGCGTCACAGCTCGAACGCGCAGGCGGTCGCCGAGCACCTCGCGTCGCACGACCGGGTCGCCCGCGTCTACTACCCCGGACTGCCGCAGCACCCCGGGCACGAGCTGGCCGCGCGCCAGATGTCGGGCTTCGGCGGCATCGTGTCGCTGGAGCTCGCCGACGGGGCCACGGCCCGCCGCTTCGCGGAGTCGACGCGCCTGTTCACGCTAGCCGAGTCGCTCGGCGGCGTGGAGTCGCTCGTGAACTACCCGGATGCCATGACCCACGCGTCCGTCCGCGGCACCGAGCTCGCGGTACCCGACACCATCGTGCGCCTGTCCGTCGGCATCGAGTCGGTCGACGACCTCGTCGCCGACGTCGACCAGGCGCTGGCTTCGCTCTGACCGGGAGGCGCGCCGACGCCGCCGCAGCGCCGACGCTGCTACCGCGCCGCCGTAGCGGCGCCGACGCCGCCACGGTGCCGCCGCGGCTGCGGCGCCGACGCCGTAGCGGCACCGGGTGCGCGGCATCCATAAACGCGATTCGTGCCGAGAAACACGCTGACAGAGCGTTTCTCGGCACGAACGCCGTTTATCGGCGCCAGCGCCGTTTGCCGGTGAGAGTCAGCGCTCGGCGCGGGCCAGGTTCTGCTCCAGCTCGGCGGCGTTCTGGCGGACGACGTAGGCCGGCTGGTCGCGCTCGACGCGCCAGCTCTCGCTGAGCGGGCCGATGTTCACGGTGTCGAAGCCGAACTCGTCGTAGATGCGGGTCACCAGCGCGACGGCCTCGTCGGAGTCGCTCGAGGTGGCGAGAGCGCGCCGGTTCTCGGTGCCGGCGGGGGCACCGTCGGTGAGGATGTCCGACGCCATGATGTGGTTGAACGCCTTCGCCACGTGCGACTCGGGCAGGTGCTCCTGCAGCATCTGCGAGGTGGTCGTCTGCTTCTCGTCCAGCTCCGCGATGTGACCGTCGCGCTCGAAGTAGTAGTTGTTCGTGTCGAGCACGATCTTGCCGACCAGGGGAGCGACCGGGACCGCTTTATACGCCTTGAGGGGGACGGTGACGACGACGAAGTCGCCGGCTTCCGCGGCATCCTGTGCCGTCGCCGCTCGCGCCTTCTCGCCGACCTCGGCGACGAGGTCGCTGAGGGTCTCCGGCCCGCGGGAGTTCGCGATCACCACGTCGTAGCCGTGCTGTGCGAAGCCCTTCGCGAGGGCCGAGCCGATGTGTCCTGCTCCGATGATTCCTACGGTTGTCATGCTCGGAGTCAACGGATCGCCGCGTCTCGACATTCCCCTCCGACGGGTGATTGTCATACGCGGTCTAAATATCTAGCAGTTCGAGATATCAGTGTCAACGGGGAGGATTCGTGCACGCGCGCCCGTTACCGTCAGTGCTGTCGCACCCTCGCGTGAGTGGTCGCGGGCCGGTGTTCGGGTCACCGTCCTGCTGGACCTGTGAGGGCGACGGCCCCCGGTGGACGCGGCTTCGGACACCGGGGGCCGCTTTCTTCTCCGGCGCGGTTCCGGGCGGAGAGCGCGGCGCGAAGTGCCAGACTTGTCCTTCGTGCACGCCGACACCCGACCCCCGCGCTCCGTCCGCTTCTTCGCCGTCTGCATCGGCGTCGGCCTCCTCGCGGGGCTGATGTCGGGCTTGTTCGGCGTCGGCGGGGGAACGGTCATCGTGCCGCTCCTCGTGCTGCTGCTCGGCTTCGACCAGCGCTTCGCCGCCGGCACGTCACTCGCCGCGATCGTGCCGACCGCGACGGTCGGTGTCATCACGTACGCGGTCGACGGACATGTCGCCTGGATCCCGGCGCTGATCCTCGCCGCCGGGGCCGTCCTCGGTGCGCAGATCGGCACCTGGCTGCTCCCGAAGCTGTCGCAGACGGCGCTCCGCTGGGCCTTCGTCGCGTTCCTCCTCGCCGTCATCGTGAGCCTGTACTTCGTGATCCCCTCGCGCGACGCCGAGCTCGTGCTCACCTGGGTCACGGGACCGGGACTCGCCCTGCTCGGCGTGGTCACCGGCATCCTGGCCGGCCTCCTCGGGGTCGGAGGCGGGATCATCGTCGTCCCGGCGCTGCTGCTGCTGTTCGGCACGAGCGACCTGATCGCCAAGGGCACATCGTTGCTGATGATGATCCCGACCGCGATCTCGGGGACCGTGGGCAACCTCCGCCGCTCGAACGTCGACCTCACCGCCGCCGCGTGCGTCGGGCTCGCCGCGTGCGCGACGACCGCTCTCGGCGCGCAGATCGCGAAGGCCGTGGATCCTTTCGTCGCGAACGTGCTCTTCTCGATCTTCCTCGTGTTCATCGCGTCGCAGATCGCGATCAAGGCGGTGCGCGGGCGCCACCAGCGCTGACTCTCGCGCCGCCGCCCGCCGCCCGCCGCCCGCCGCGGCTGCGCGGTGCGCCGCCCGGCGCGGTCGGCGCCCGAGACCGCACGCCCGAGACCGGAGCCCGCGACCGAACCCGGCGCACGGCCCGCCGTAGACTGGTCCGGTGCCCGTGAATCCTGAACTGGTCGGTCGTGTCTTCCCGCCGACCGCGCCGTACCTGGTCGGCCGCGAGAAGGTGCGCGAGTTCGCCCGCGCCGTCTTCGCCGACGCCCCGCAGCACTCCGACCCCGAGGCTGCGCGCGCGCTCGGGTACGCCGACGTCGTCGCTCCTCCCACGTTCGCCATGGTGGTGCAGGACCTCACGCTCCAGCAGCTGCTCGGCGATCCCGACTCCGGTATCGAGCTCTCCCGGCTCGTGCACGCGGAACAGCGTTTCCGCTACACGCGCCCGATCGTCGCGGGCGACGAGCTCGTCGCGACGCTCTCGGTCACCGGCATCCGCTCGATGGGCGGTAACGCCATGATCACCAGCGAAGCCGAGATCGTGGATGCCACCGGCGCCCACGTCGTGACCACGACCAGCATCCTTCTGGCGGGGGAGGCCGGCGCATGAGCGAGTTCACCGTGGGCGAGGTCATCGCCGAACGCTCCGTCCACCTGACGCGCGAGTCCCTCGTGCGCTACGCGGGGGCCTCGGGCGACTTCAACCCGATCCATTACCGCGACGACGTCGCCGCAGCCGTAGGTCTTCCCGGTGTGCTGGCGCACGGCATGCTCACGATGGGTATCGCCGTCGGCACCCTCGCCGACGCGATCGGCGACCCCGGGCGCATCGCCGAGTACGGCGTGCGGTTCACCCGTCCGGTGGTCGTGGACCCCGAGACCGGGGCCGACCTGCACGTCAGCGCCAAGGTCGGCGCCGTCGATGACGAGACCGCGCGCATCGACCTCACCGTGACCTTCGCCGAGACCACCGTGCTCGGCAAGGCACAGGTGCGCGTGCGGCTGCGCTGATGCCCGAGGTCGCCCCGATCCCGCTGTCGCAGCTGACGACGCTGCGCACCGGCGGCGAGCCCGCGCGTCTCATCGAGGCGCACACGGCCGACGAACTCATCGCGGCGCTCCGCGAGGTCTGGGCCGAGGGCGACGACTGGTTCGTGCTCGGCGGCGGATCCAATCTCTTCGTCGGCGACGAGCCCTTCGAGGGAACGGTCATCCGTGTCCGCACGGCGGGAATCGAGGAGCTTCCCGGCTCGCGCCCCGACACCGTTCGCCTCCGCGTGCAGGCCGGTCACGACTGGGACGCCCTCGTCGCCGAGACGGTCGAGCGGGGCCTTGCCGGGATCGAGGCCATGTCGGGGATCCCCGGCACGGTCGGCGCCGCCCCCGTGCAGAACGTCGGCGCGTACGGGCAAGAGATCGTGCAGACGCTCGTCGAGGTGGAGCTGATCGACGAGTCGACCGGTGACGTCTCGGTCGTTCCCGCCGCAGACCTCGGTCTGGGCTTCCGCACGTCCGTGCTCAAGCAGCACTACGGCTCGATCCCCGATCGCTCCGCCGTCATCCTGTCGGTGACCCTCGAGCTCGAACGGGTCGGTCCGGGGGAGCGCCCGATCGCGGGCGAGCAGCTGCGCGGAGCCCTGGGTCTGGATGCCGATGACGCCGTGTCTCTGCGCTGGATCCGCGACCACGTCCTCGCCACCCGCGCCCGCAAGGGCATGGTGCTCGACCCCGAGGACCCCGACACCTGGAGCGCCGGCTCGTTCTTCCAGAACGCGATCGTCAGCGCGGCCTTCGCCCGCACCCTGCCCGAGGCGTGCCCCAAGTGGCCGATGGCCCCGATCCTCGACCCGGTGACCGTGATCCCGCTCGCCGCGTTCGACGGCATCCTGCCCCCGCCCCCGGTGGAACGGCACGAGGTCAAGGTGAGCGCCGCGTGGCTGATCGAGAACGCCGGCCTCCGCCGGGGCTTCCGCTTCCCGCGCTCGCGCGCCGGGCTCTCGACCAAGCACACGCTTGCGCTGACCAACCGCGGTGAGGCGACCGCGGCCGAGATCGCCGAGCTCGCCCGCTTCGTCCAGAACCGCGTGCACTCGGAGTTCGGCCTGGTCCTGCAGCCCGAGCCGGTCCTGGTGAACGTCGAGCTGTAGGCGCCCAAGCCGGGGCAATGCAGGACCCTGGGGGGAAGGACCCTGAGCTCGTCGAAGGGTTCGGTGGCTTCGACGTGCTCAGCCACCTCCGCCGTCGCCCTCGGGGGAGGACCCTGAGCCCGTCGAAGGGTCCGGTGGTTTCGACGAGCTCAGCCACCTCCGCCGTGGGCGAAGTCTGATGGCTGCGACGAGCTCAGAGCCCGTCGACGTGACTCAGGCGAACAGGCGCTGGAGACGCTGCACGCCCTCGAGGAGCTGGTCGTCGCCGAGGGCGTACGACAGGCGCAGGTAGCCGCTGGGGCCGAAGGCCTCGCCGGGCACCACGGCGACCTCGGCCTTCTCGAGGATGAGGTCGGCGAGCTCGAGCGACGTGGTGGGCGTCACTCCGTCCCACGAACGGTTCAGCAGGCCGCGCACGTCGGGGTAGACGTAGAACGCGCCGAGAGGGTTGGGCACCTCGACCCCGTCGATCTTCGCCAGCTCCGAGACGATGAGCTGCCGGCGGCGGTCGAAGGCGAGACGGAACTGCTCGGCCTCGTCCTGGGGGCCGTTGAGCGCTGCGGCGGCGGCGATCTGGGCGACGTTGTTGACGTTGCTCGACAGGTGCGACTGCAGGTTGCCGGCGAGCTTCATGGCATCCGCCGGTCCCACCATCCAGCCCACGCGCCATCCGGTCATGGCGTAGGTCTTCGCGACGCCGTTGACGAGGATCGTCTGCTCGGCGAGCTCGGGGACGGCCTCGACGATCGAGACGGCACGGACGCCCTCGTAGGTGAGGTTCTGATAGATCTCGTCGGTGATGACCCAGATGCCGTGCTCGAGGGCCCAACGGCCGATCTCGGCCGTCTCTTCGGGGGTGTAGACCGAGCCGGTCGGGTTCGAGGGCGAGACGAAGACGAGCACCGTGGTCTTGTCGGTGCGGGCCGCCTCGAGCTGGGCGACGGTGACCTTGTAGTCCTGGTCGGCTCCGGCGAAGACCTCGACGGGCGTGCCGTCGGCGAGGGCGATCGCCTCGGGGTAGGTCGTCCAGTACGGCGCGGGCAGCAGCACCTCGTCGCCGGGGTTCACCACGGTCTGGAACGCCTGGTACACCGACTGCTTGCCGCCGTTGGTCACGATGACCTGCGAGGGAGCGACCTCGAGGCCCGAATCGCGGAGTGTCTTCGCCGCGATCGCCTCGCGCAGCACGGGGAGGCCGGCGGCGGGGGTGTAGCGGTAGTTCTTGGGGTCCTGCAGCGCCTCGGCGGCGGCATCCACGATGAAGGAGGGCGTCGCGAAATCCGGCTCGCCCGCGGCGTACGAGATCACCGGGCGGCCGGCGGCCTGGAGGGCCTTCGCCTTGGCGTCGACCTTGAGGGTCGCGGACTCGGCGATGGCGGAGAGCTTGCGGGAGAGCGGGGCGCGGGAAGTCACGATTCCGAGCCTACTGTTCGCGCCCCCCGCGCGACGAGAGTCATGACAGAGAGCTGAACCACACGTACCCGGGCGGGACGAGCATCAGGATGCCGAGCCCCACCGCGGTGATCGACCAGGCGCGGCGGCCGCCGCGACGAATCGCCACGACGATCCCGATCACGGCCAGAACGACGACGATCACCCCGCCGAGGAGCAGGAAGGGCAGCAGGATGATTCCCAGCCACCAGATCGCGTTCATTTCGGGGATGAGGCCCACGAGGAAGACGAACAGCGTCGGCAGGAGGACGACGGCGGCGAGGACCACGGCGACGATCCCGAAGACGTCGGCGGGGCGCCGCGGAGAGGCGGGGGGAGGGGTCATGCGGTCACGGTAGCGCGCTCCGGCCCGGTCGCGCGCGCGGTGACGGGGAGCTCGTCACGGGACGGTAACGCGGGTCCGTTAGCGTTGCGGGGTGACAGCAGAGCCCCTGGCGCCGACGCGCCCGCATCGCCGTGCCGTGCTCGCGCTGTCCAAGCTCGGCCTCGCCACCCTCATCGTCGGTCTGGCGACAGGTGTCGCCGTGCTCCTGCTGGTGTGGATCGTGCACTCGATCGAGCACCTCGTCTGGGGACACGAGCAGGGGCCGTTCCTCGACGGGCTCCCGCTGCCGTCGCCGTGGTGGCTTCCCATCGCGACCGTCGGCGGAGCGGGTGTGATCGCCGCCCTCGGCTGGTACCTGCTGCGGCGCTTCGGACGCACTCTCGCCACGGTCGAGCAGGGGGTGGACGGGAAACGGATGCCGTGGTGGGAGACGCTCGCCGACACCGTCATCCAGGTGACCTCGGTGGCGCTCGGTGCCTCGATCGGTAAAGAGGTCGCCCCGCGCGAGCTGTCGGCGATGGCGGGATCGAAGATCGTCGGCTGGTTCGGCCTCGATGCCCGCTGGCGGCGCATCCTCATCGCCTCGGCCGCCGGGGCGGGTCTCGCGGCCGTCTACAACGTGCCGCTCGCGGGTGCCCTGTTCGCGATCGAGATCCTGCTCGCGCAGTTCAGTGTGGGCGCGGCGGTCGTCGCCCTCTCGGTCAGCGCGATCGCCACGTTCGTGGCCCGGCCGCTCGTCGGCGACGGGTCGCTGTACCAGGTCCCCGCGCTCGAGGTGAACGCCTCGCTCGTCGTCGCGGCCCTCCTCATCGGGCCGCTCATGGGCTGGGGTGCGACGAGCTTCGCGACGGTGACGAAGGCGCTCGGGCGGTTCCGCCCGAAGGGCTGGAAGCTCCTCGTCGTCCTTCCCCTCACCTTCGCGGCCGTCGGCGTGCTGGGCGCGTTCTTCCCGCTCATCCTCGGCAACGGCCGTGCCCTCGCCACCGCGGGCTTCGACCTGTCGCAGCCCGCCCTGCTCCTGCTTCTGCTCGCCCTGCTCAAGTACGTGGCGACGACGATCTCCCTCGGCTCCGGGGCGATCGGCGGCACGCTTCAGCCTTCCGTCGCTGTCGGGGCGGCGCTGGGCGCGGCCGCGGCCGCCGGGTGGGCGCTGATCTGGCCGGGGGCGGACGGCACGGCGCTCGCGATCATCGCGGCGGCCGCGTTCCTGGCATCCAACATGCGGGCTCCCTTCACCGCGATCGCGTTGATCATCGAGTTCACCGACACCGGCTTCACCCTGTTGCTGCCGATCTTCCTCGCGGTGGCGGGGTCGCTCGCGGCCTCGCGGCTCAGCTCGCGCGCGGGGCTGCGACGGTTCACACCGATCGATCCGGCTCGGCCCTGATCGCGACCGGGTCGAGGTCAGCCGGCCGTGGTGA
This portion of the Microbacterium testaceum StLB037 genome encodes:
- a CDS encoding TetR/AcrR family transcriptional regulator; its protein translation is MTTADPSTSASAPARRGRPGYDRDGLLAVAVQLFNEQGYDATSVADLARRLGLTKSALYHHFASKEELLAVALEAALGGLEAVLDQPGAREGAASDRLRFVLTGATDVLVAQLPAVTLLLRVRGNSAVEQAALERRRVFDHRVTALVAAAQAEGGVRDDVDAAVAARLLFGMINSVVEWYRPGGSVDGDRLGHDIVRIALDGLRTA
- a CDS encoding NAD-dependent epimerase/dehydratase family protein, which produces MRIALTGSSGKLGTVVARELRAAGHEVIGLDLRGERGPGFVQVDLTDYGQVIDALAGVNDQHDGVDALVHLGAIPAPGIRSDVATFHNNMTSTFNVFWAAVRLGIEKIVYASSETVLGLPFDVPPPYIPVDEQYAPRPESVYSLVKTLEERLAVELVRWNPELSITALRFSNVMVPDDYAEFPFDADARTRKWNLWGYIDARDGAQAVERALQNAPAGFDQFIIAAADTVMTRPNAELVAEVFPGVETRGDLGDNTTLLSIDKARRLLGYDPQHSWRDSR
- a CDS encoding RNA polymerase sigma factor, whose protein sequence is MPSLSTATDAFLASRAADGDQLAFGVLVRRHAPFLVAFATRLTGSRADADDCVQEALITAWRRLPDLTDPEKVRSWLTTIVSRKATDRLRARKLSDQIDEQMVSAKDDPERSVVASSQMDALKKVLSELSEELRVVWVLREVGGHSYDEIAVEVGETAATVRGRLARARKIVLERMQEWR
- a CDS encoding aspartate/tyrosine/aromatic aminotransferase: MSDDIGASGYSLEDLSAYLDRGRVPRIAAIERNAECQAVLASMERMGRLSREIVEEQAAEPLAESWYDSIMREVMREFRAGRDIPLVRGADGVEIVVTEGALYELIRAVGDGVDGVLVGRVRLHQPEPDAPLDVRVSVSVRFGRAMTPAVDEMREGIREAIERHGDLRVGKVDVTVGDVHFDGEEDE
- a CDS encoding SDR family oxidoreductase, giving the protein MSTPPVIAVTGSTGAVGGRVARDLAARGIPQRLLVRDASRAPVLEGAEVHVARYSDADAARTALQGVETLFMVSASETADRVEHHRTFVEAAAAAGVRSIVYTSFLAAAPDAVFTLGRDHAATEEIIRASGMRWTFLRDNFYMDMMELFAGDDGVIRGPAGEGRCSLVSRSDVAATAVSVLLDPSAHADTAYDLTGPEALTMAEVAQKISAVRGHPVRFLDETVDEAYASRAAFGAPRWQVDAWVSTYTAIASGDLAGVSGDVERVTGRPAQSFEEFLGAVA
- a CDS encoding pyridoxal-phosphate dependent enzyme is translated as MRYAQSVADLVGNTPLVRLSRVTDGIAATVLAKIEYINPGGSAKDRIAANIIDAAERDGHLKPGGVIVEPTSGNTGVGLALVAQQRGYRCVFVVPDKVAEDKRAVLRAYGAEVVVTPTNVEPDDPNSYYSVSDRLVREIPGAFKPNQYANPNGPRSHYETTGPEIWRDTDGRLTHFVAGVGTGGTISGTGRYLREVAGSAVRIVGVDPVGSIYSGGDIHGYDVEGVGEDFWPPAFDPTVVDAYERVSDAESFAMTRRLAREEGLLVGGSSGMAVVGALRVARDLPADAVMVVVLPDHGRGYLSKIFDDDWMRAHGYDVEPTASLIPTPSEEHSA
- a CDS encoding cystathionine gamma-synthase — protein: MSTHDAARGFDSLAVHAGQAPDEATGAVIPPIHVSTTYAQDGIGGLRGGYEYGRSGNPTRTALETQIAALEGGVRALSFASGLAGEDALLRAALVPGDEVLLGNDVYGGTYRLLARVLGPWGVRLRVVDMSDLDAVAAAIEERAPRMVWVETPSNPMLRITDIAGLARLGHAAGSIVVVDNTFASPALQRPISLGADVVVHSATKYLGGHSDVVGGALAFADAELAEKTQFLQFAAGAVSGPFDAYLTTRGIKTLAVRMQRHSSNAQAVAEHLASHDRVARVYYPGLPQHPGHELAARQMSGFGGIVSLELADGATARRFAESTRLFTLAESLGGVESLVNYPDAMTHASVRGTELAVPDTIVRLSVGIESVDDLVADVDQALASL